The Deinococcus multiflagellatus genome includes a region encoding these proteins:
- the mutS gene encoding DNA mismatch repair protein MutS encodes MRAQNVLKGTGSGALPPMLEQYVRMRDEVAAQLPHALLLFQVGDFYETFGEDAERAARLLGLALTHKSSKDFSTPMAGIPLRALDSHVERLLSAGVCVAVADQFEEPGSGLMERKVTQLLTPGTVTEERHLSADENYLAAVATGDGYALALLDVSTGEFRCAAFHTRLALYDELSRCRAREVLLAPELSGNAALLSDFQQRFPVMLSPATFDEARGREELTLTLGEVPSSLSSAALVRACGAVLGYARITQQGQLDMVRRVVRFEPGAHMRLSDAAVRALELFQAHVPQGRTLTDVLCQTRTAGGRRRLRAWLRAPLLDELSIRARLDSVEALTRAPDLRGAVRALLYRAHDLERLAARVATRRAAPREVAALARTLDLLPEAATLLAGQSGLLAGVRERLGALPDVVTRIRAALVDEPPLRLGEGGLIRDGFHAELDTLRAEALGHRAWLAELETSERLRTGIGNLKVGFTGVFGYYLEVTGPHLNKVPADYRQIATLKDRARFTRPDLREREREIARLEAAAGRLELEVFTELRASLAAHAEALSEAAGALSELDVLSALAEVAAEAGWIRPETTDGELRLTQARHPVVERSLGGRFVPNDVALDDHGRLVLLTGPNMAGKSTYLRTAALCALLHQIGSFVPADAAALPVYDAIHTRIGASDDLAGGRSTFMVEMSELAAILHGATGRSLVILDEIGRGTSTLDGLAIAQAALEHLHGAGAHTLFATHYFELTRLEGELPGLRNLHVAAEEDAAGSGGLTFYHQVVPGAARQSYGVEVARLAGLPGPVTARAAKLLAALSTQGDDQRLIRELAALDLGRLTPLQALELLHRWQREARGVETVGGG; translated from the coding sequence ATGCGGGCACAGAACGTCCTCAAGGGAACCGGCTCGGGGGCGCTGCCGCCCATGCTGGAGCAATACGTGCGCATGCGCGACGAGGTGGCCGCGCAGCTGCCCCACGCGCTGCTGCTGTTTCAGGTGGGCGACTTTTACGAGACCTTCGGTGAGGACGCCGAGCGCGCCGCGCGGCTGCTGGGCCTCGCGCTGACGCACAAGAGCAGCAAGGATTTCTCTACGCCGATGGCCGGCATTCCGCTGCGGGCGCTGGACAGCCATGTGGAGCGGCTGCTCTCGGCCGGGGTGTGCGTGGCGGTGGCCGACCAATTTGAAGAGCCCGGCTCGGGGCTCATGGAGCGCAAGGTCACGCAGTTGCTGACCCCCGGCACCGTCACCGAGGAGCGGCACCTCAGCGCCGACGAGAACTATCTGGCGGCGGTGGCCACCGGCGACGGCTACGCGCTGGCCCTGCTGGACGTCTCGACGGGCGAATTTCGCTGCGCGGCCTTTCACACCCGGCTGGCGCTGTACGACGAACTCTCGCGCTGCCGCGCCCGCGAGGTGCTGCTGGCCCCCGAACTGTCGGGCAACGCCGCGCTGCTCTCGGACTTTCAGCAGCGCTTTCCGGTGATGCTCTCGCCCGCCACCTTCGACGAGGCGCGGGGCCGCGAGGAACTGACCCTGACGCTGGGCGAGGTGCCCAGCAGCCTCAGTTCGGCGGCGCTGGTGCGCGCCTGCGGAGCGGTGCTGGGCTACGCGCGCATTACCCAGCAGGGGCAGCTGGACATGGTGCGGCGGGTGGTGCGCTTTGAGCCCGGCGCCCACATGCGCCTCAGTGACGCCGCGGTGCGCGCCCTGGAACTGTTTCAGGCGCATGTGCCGCAGGGCCGCACCCTGACGGACGTGCTGTGCCAGACGCGCACGGCGGGCGGGCGGCGGCGCCTGCGGGCGTGGCTGCGCGCGCCGCTGCTGGATGAACTGAGCATCCGCGCCCGCCTGGACAGCGTCGAAGCCCTGACCCGCGCGCCAGACCTGCGCGGCGCCGTGCGCGCCCTGCTGTACCGCGCCCACGATCTGGAGCGGCTGGCCGCCCGGGTCGCCACCCGGCGCGCCGCCCCGCGCGAGGTGGCGGCCCTGGCGCGCACCCTGGACCTGCTGCCCGAAGCGGCCACGCTGCTCGCTGGTCAGAGCGGGCTGCTGGCCGGCGTGCGCGAGCGCCTGGGCGCCCTGCCGGATGTGGTCACCCGCATTCGCGCCGCGCTGGTGGACGAACCGCCGCTGCGGCTGGGCGAGGGGGGCCTCATCCGCGACGGCTTTCACGCTGAACTGGATACCCTGCGCGCCGAGGCCCTGGGCCACCGCGCCTGGCTGGCGGAGCTGGAAACCAGCGAGCGCCTGCGCACCGGCATTGGCAACCTCAAAGTGGGCTTTACGGGGGTCTTCGGCTACTACCTGGAAGTGACCGGGCCGCATCTGAACAAGGTGCCCGCCGATTACCGCCAGATTGCCACCCTGAAAGACCGCGCCCGTTTTACCCGCCCCGACCTGCGCGAGCGCGAACGCGAGATTGCCCGCCTGGAAGCGGCGGCCGGCCGCCTGGAACTGGAGGTCTTTACCGAGTTGCGCGCCAGCCTGGCCGCCCACGCCGAGGCCCTCTCCGAAGCGGCGGGGGCCCTGAGCGAGCTGGACGTGCTCTCGGCGCTGGCCGAGGTGGCAGCCGAAGCCGGCTGGATTCGCCCCGAGACCACAGACGGCGAGCTGCGGCTGACCCAGGCGCGGCACCCAGTGGTGGAGCGCAGCCTGGGCGGGCGCTTTGTGCCCAACGATGTGGCGCTGGACGACCACGGGCGGCTGGTGCTGCTGACCGGCCCCAACATGGCGGGTAAAAGCACCTACCTGCGCACGGCGGCCCTGTGCGCGCTGCTGCACCAGATCGGCTCGTTCGTGCCCGCCGACGCGGCGGCCCTGCCGGTCTACGACGCCATTCACACCCGCATTGGCGCCAGCGACGATCTGGCGGGGGGCCGCTCTACGTTCATGGTCGAGATGAGCGAACTGGCCGCCATTCTGCACGGCGCCACCGGACGCAGCCTGGTGATTCTGGATGAAATCGGGCGCGGCACCAGCACCTTAGACGGCCTGGCGATTGCCCAGGCGGCGCTGGAACACCTGCACGGAGCGGGCGCACACACCCTGTTTGCCACCCACTATTTCGAGTTGACCCGGTTAGAAGGCGAGTTGCCCGGCCTGCGCAACCTGCATGTGGCCGCCGAGGAAGACGCGGCGGGCAGCGGCGGCCTCACCTTTTACCACCAGGTGGTGCCCGGCGCCGCCCGGCAGAGCTACGGCGTGGAGGTGGCCCGCCTCGCCGGCCTGCCGGGGCCGGTGACGGCGCGCGCCGCCAAGCTGCTGGCCGCCCTGAGCACCCAGGGCGACGACCAGCGCCTGATCCGCGAACTGGCCGCCCTGGACCTGGGCCGCCTGACGCCCCTGCAGGCCCTGGAACTGCTGCACCGCTGGCAGCGGGAGGCGCGGGGCGTGGAAACGGTGGGTGGGGGGTAG
- a CDS encoding nucleotidyltransferase domain-containing protein has product MPDAAQARLEAALPAVLERIRATPGAHAALWCGSAARGEANAHSDLDVHVLVDGDERWRENWLVDGVPVEVFHNPVRKVRAMFAVGDAATIAMYAEGRPVWPHPDLDALMAEARALQAAGPAPRPLSEQARFGLIDAVVDARALAETDDPLHGLMAGLCVHGLLPALFRARGWWEVKPQRWLSELWQREPAAAQDLQAVLARTDAQARQAALEALAMRVTGDLSYRESASARQRVE; this is encoded by the coding sequence ATGCCAGATGCCGCGCAAGCCCGCCTGGAAGCCGCTCTGCCCGCCGTGCTGGAACGCATCCGGGCCACCCCGGGCGCCCACGCTGCGCTGTGGTGTGGCAGCGCCGCGCGGGGCGAGGCGAACGCCCACAGCGACCTGGACGTTCATGTGCTGGTGGACGGCGACGAGCGCTGGCGCGAGAACTGGCTGGTGGACGGGGTGCCCGTGGAGGTGTTTCACAACCCGGTGCGCAAGGTCCGCGCCATGTTCGCGGTCGGCGACGCCGCCACCATCGCCATGTACGCCGAGGGCCGCCCTGTCTGGCCCCACCCCGACCTGGACGCCCTGATGGCCGAGGCCCGCGCCCTGCAGGCGGCTGGTCCGGCGCCCCGGCCCCTTAGCGAGCAAGCACGGTTCGGGCTGATTGACGCGGTGGTGGACGCCCGCGCCCTGGCCGAGACCGATGACCCCCTGCACGGCCTGATGGCTGGGCTGTGCGTGCATGGGCTCCTGCCCGCCCTGTTCCGCGCCCGGGGCTGGTGGGAGGTCAAGCCGCAGCGCTGGTTGTCCGAGCTTTGGCAGCGCGAGCCCGCCGCCGCACAGGACCTTCAGGCGGTGCTGGCGCGCACCGACGCCCAGGCCCGGCAGGCCGCCCTGGAAGCCCTGGCCATGCGTGTGACGGGCGACCTGAGCTACCGGGAAAGTGCCAGCGCGCGGCAGCGGGTGGAATAG